The following proteins are co-located in the Diorhabda carinulata isolate Delta chromosome 4, icDioCari1.1, whole genome shotgun sequence genome:
- the LOC130892431 gene encoding uncharacterized protein LOC130892431 isoform X1, translating to MFKKVRIHRSIEITTIHHDKPETATIHIASSMESNSTGQDLNKIPLSQSERHKRLLPYINFYKSQPNNRIVYEKPPKGSYTLHREQRPNNNAKFNPFTESNLAPGPFKPILPRIINVQYVPTNQNKIPNFGEIYDKLSQLKLSQNRRPSYIQIKRPISQQNFLSKPQIYNKQKLIQPSKTTVETYTPRNVDIPSEQDYQFSNLYSDNKPYVNQQIAVEIPQSSIDIQENYNGYLYQDRKKPFIIVSANNRDETSKEIYVRPINNQYQSPTQYQTDLNPNYEPFPEYKHTPMQPDYPNAKNPINLSAILKYLQAVNALPKTLTSDNIDNSIKTLVNILNTLKKQQKLTKPEYTDEIENEADLYHPNYISDLYPEDTEEGGTPGKPGVDYPALSTIPRTSFNCKTQRYKGFFGDPDTNCQVWHYCDLNGGQASFLCPNGTIFSQVALTCDWWYNVKCASTPQLYVLNERLYKYIIPLSPKFPEDYTGPLVDKYLALKFQEMEDKMKKEKKGKEDKTKPEKGEHQESEKEDVGKVVKLNAPLHKETLETVENDNGKE from the exons TTCGTATTCATCGATCTATCGAAATAACGACAATACACCATGACAAACCGGAAACAGCCACCATACATATCGCGTCGTCGATGGAGAGCAATTCCACCGGACAGGATCTGAATAAAATACCATTAAGTCAATCGGAACGTCACAAACGACTCCTTCCTTACATTAATTTCTACAAGTCTCAACCTAATAACCGGATCGTATACGAAAAACCGCCGAAAGGAAGTTACACACTTCACCGAGAGCAACGGCCGAATAATAACGCCAAATTTAACCCATTTACCGAAAGTAATTTAGCACCTGGACCGTTCAAACCGATTCTACCTCGAATAATCAACGTTCAATACGTTCctacaaatcaaaacaaaatccCCAATTTCGGTGAAATATACGACAAGTTGTCCCAGTTGAAATTATCGCAAAACCGAAGAccaagttatattcaaataaaacgaCCGATATCGCAACAAAACTTTCTATCAAAACCGCAAATTTATAATAAGCAGAAACTAATCCAACCCTCAAAAACCACAGTAGAAACTTACACGCCGAGAAACGTCGATATACCGAGTGAACAagattatcaattttcaaatttatattcggATAATAAACCGTACGTAAATCAACAAATAGCCGTAGAAATCCCACAATCTAGTATAGATATTCAAGAAAACTATAACGGATACTTGTATCAAGATCGTAAGAAACCTTTCATCATCGTTTCCGCTAATAATCGGGACGAAACTAGTAAAGAAATCTACGTGAGACCAATAAACAATCAATATCAATCACCGACTCAATACCAAACTGATCTAAATCCCAATTACGAACCGTTTCCCGAGTATAAACACACCCCGATGCAACCAGATTATCCCAACGCGAAAAATCCTATCAATTTATCCgccattttgaaatatctacaaGCTGTCAACGCCTTACCGAAAACCCTCACTTCCGATAACATCGATAATAGCATAAAAACTTTGGTTAACATTTTGAATACGTTAAAAAAACAGCAAAAGTTGACGAAACCCGAATATACCGATGAAATTGAAAACGAAGCAGATCTGTATCATCCTAATTACATCAGTGATTTGTATCCGGAAGATACCGAAGAAGGAGGAACGCCCGGGAAACCCGGAGTTGATTATCCGGCTCTATCTACCATACCTCGTACTAGTTTTAATTGTAAAACTCAGAGATATAAAGGATTTTTTGGAGATCCTGATACCAACTGTCAA GTTTGGCACTATTGCGATTTGAATGGAGGACAAGCTTCGTTTCTTTGCCCCAATGGAACGATTTTTAGTCAAGTAGCTTTGACTTGCGATTGGTGGTACAACGTTAAATGCGCGTCTACGCCCCAATTATACGTGTTGAACGAGAGACTCTACAAATATATCATCCCCCTATCGCCGAAATTTCCCGAGGATTATACAGGACCCCTAGTTGACAA ATATTTAGCACtgaaatttcaagaaatggaagataaaatgaaaaaggaGAAGAAAGGGAAAGAGGATAAGACGAAACCAGAGAAAGGGGAGCATCAGGAAAGCGAAAAGGAAGACGTCGGGAAAGTGGTTAAACTTAATGCGCCTTTACATAAAGAAACTTTGGAAACAGTGGAAAATGATAAtggaaaagaataa
- the LOC130892431 gene encoding uncharacterized protein LOC130892431 isoform X2, which produces MRNVIFLTIFLMVRIHRSIEITTIHHDKPETATIHIASSMESNSTGQDLNKIPLSQSERHKRLLPYINFYKSQPNNRIVYEKPPKGSYTLHREQRPNNNAKFNPFTESNLAPGPFKPILPRIINVQYVPTNQNKIPNFGEIYDKLSQLKLSQNRRPSYIQIKRPISQQNFLSKPQIYNKQKLIQPSKTTVETYTPRNVDIPSEQDYQFSNLYSDNKPYVNQQIAVEIPQSSIDIQENYNGYLYQDRKKPFIIVSANNRDETSKEIYVRPINNQYQSPTQYQTDLNPNYEPFPEYKHTPMQPDYPNAKNPINLSAILKYLQAVNALPKTLTSDNIDNSIKTLVNILNTLKKQQKLTKPEYTDEIENEADLYHPNYISDLYPEDTEEGGTPGKPGVDYPALSTIPRTSFNCKTQRYKGFFGDPDTNCQVWHYCDLNGGQASFLCPNGTIFSQVALTCDWWYNVKCASTPQLYVLNERLYKYIIPLSPKFPEDYTGPLVDKYLALKFQEMEDKMKKEKKGKEDKTKPEKGEHQESEKEDVGKVVKLNAPLHKETLETVENDNGKE; this is translated from the exons TTCGTATTCATCGATCTATCGAAATAACGACAATACACCATGACAAACCGGAAACAGCCACCATACATATCGCGTCGTCGATGGAGAGCAATTCCACCGGACAGGATCTGAATAAAATACCATTAAGTCAATCGGAACGTCACAAACGACTCCTTCCTTACATTAATTTCTACAAGTCTCAACCTAATAACCGGATCGTATACGAAAAACCGCCGAAAGGAAGTTACACACTTCACCGAGAGCAACGGCCGAATAATAACGCCAAATTTAACCCATTTACCGAAAGTAATTTAGCACCTGGACCGTTCAAACCGATTCTACCTCGAATAATCAACGTTCAATACGTTCctacaaatcaaaacaaaatccCCAATTTCGGTGAAATATACGACAAGTTGTCCCAGTTGAAATTATCGCAAAACCGAAGAccaagttatattcaaataaaacgaCCGATATCGCAACAAAACTTTCTATCAAAACCGCAAATTTATAATAAGCAGAAACTAATCCAACCCTCAAAAACCACAGTAGAAACTTACACGCCGAGAAACGTCGATATACCGAGTGAACAagattatcaattttcaaatttatattcggATAATAAACCGTACGTAAATCAACAAATAGCCGTAGAAATCCCACAATCTAGTATAGATATTCAAGAAAACTATAACGGATACTTGTATCAAGATCGTAAGAAACCTTTCATCATCGTTTCCGCTAATAATCGGGACGAAACTAGTAAAGAAATCTACGTGAGACCAATAAACAATCAATATCAATCACCGACTCAATACCAAACTGATCTAAATCCCAATTACGAACCGTTTCCCGAGTATAAACACACCCCGATGCAACCAGATTATCCCAACGCGAAAAATCCTATCAATTTATCCgccattttgaaatatctacaaGCTGTCAACGCCTTACCGAAAACCCTCACTTCCGATAACATCGATAATAGCATAAAAACTTTGGTTAACATTTTGAATACGTTAAAAAAACAGCAAAAGTTGACGAAACCCGAATATACCGATGAAATTGAAAACGAAGCAGATCTGTATCATCCTAATTACATCAGTGATTTGTATCCGGAAGATACCGAAGAAGGAGGAACGCCCGGGAAACCCGGAGTTGATTATCCGGCTCTATCTACCATACCTCGTACTAGTTTTAATTGTAAAACTCAGAGATATAAAGGATTTTTTGGAGATCCTGATACCAACTGTCAA GTTTGGCACTATTGCGATTTGAATGGAGGACAAGCTTCGTTTCTTTGCCCCAATGGAACGATTTTTAGTCAAGTAGCTTTGACTTGCGATTGGTGGTACAACGTTAAATGCGCGTCTACGCCCCAATTATACGTGTTGAACGAGAGACTCTACAAATATATCATCCCCCTATCGCCGAAATTTCCCGAGGATTATACAGGACCCCTAGTTGACAA ATATTTAGCACtgaaatttcaagaaatggaagataaaatgaaaaaggaGAAGAAAGGGAAAGAGGATAAGACGAAACCAGAGAAAGGGGAGCATCAGGAAAGCGAAAAGGAAGACGTCGGGAAAGTGGTTAAACTTAATGCGCCTTTACATAAAGAAACTTTGGAAACAGTGGAAAATGATAAtggaaaagaataa